In Subdoligranulum variabile, the genomic stretch TGGTCGGTGTTTCGGGCGGCAAGGACAGCGTCGTGCTGACCATCGCCCTGGGACGGCTGCGCGCCTATCTGGGCGTTCCCTTTGAAGTGCAGGCCGTGACACTGGACCCCTGTTTCGGCGGGGTGGAGACCGATTACAGTCCCCTGTCCGAACTTTTTGCGGCAGAAAACATTCCCTATGAGGTGCGCCGCACCGACATCGGTCCGGTGGTCTTCGACTACCGCAAGGAATCCAACCCCTGTGCCCTGTGCGCCAAGCTGCGCCGCGGCACACTGCACACCGCAGCCCAGCAGCTGGGCTGCAACAAGGTGGCGCTGGGGCATCACCTGGACGACGCGGTGGAAACCTTTTATATGAACCTCTGGCGGGAGGGGCGCATCGGATGCTTTTCGCCGGTGACCTACCTGTCCCGCCGTGACCTGACGATGATCCGGCCGCTGCTGCTGGCCACCGAGAGCGAAGTCACCTCTGCGGTGAAGCGCGCCGGACTGCCGGTCATTAAGAGCCGCTGCCCCGCCGACGGCGTGACCACCCGTGAGGAAACCAAGCAGTTTGTCCGTGAATTCAGCCGCAAGGATCCTGCCTTCCGCCAGAAAACGCTGCATGCCTTGCAGGAGAGCGGCATTGACGGCTGGAAACCACTGCACACCGGCCGGAAGAAGGAGTGGGCCAAATGAACGATCCCATCTTGGAAAAACACTGCTGGGCCGAGATCGACCTCGATGCCCTGCGGCACAATTTTGCTTTTATCAAACGCACCATCGGCGGACCGGTATGCGCGGTGGTGAAGGCAGACGCCTACGGCCACGGCGACATCGTGGTGGCCCGCGTTCTGCAGGAGGAAGGCGCGGCGGCCTTTGCCGTCAGCTGCCTGGCCGAGGCCAAGCGGCTGCGCCGCCATGGCATCACGGTGCCGGTGCTGATTCTGGGTTACGCCGACCCTTCGGAGGCCTCTGCACTGGCCCAGGAGGATATCGCCACCGCCTGTTTCTCCACCGAATATGCCAAAGCCCTCTCCGCCGCGGCGGTAGCCGCCGGGGTACAGGTCAAGGTCCATCTGAAGATCGACACCGGCATGGGCCGCATCGGTTTTGCGGCGCAGAGCGACTGGCAGGCCGTGGTGCGGGAGTTGGAAGCGCTCTGTTCCCTGCCCGGGCTTTCCATCTGCGGCATCTTCCAGCATTTTGCGGTGGCCGACAGTCTGGAACCGGACGCCCAGACTTACACCGACAACCAGTATACACTGTTCCGCAAGGTGGTGGACCAGCTGCAGGCCGATGGCTACGACACCGGCACGGTGCACTGCGCCAACTCTGCGGCCCAGCTGCGTCATCCCGAATGGCGCAACGATATGACCCGCGCCGGCATCATCCTGTACGGGCTGGATCCCAGCGACGAGCTGCACTTCCCCGTACTGAAACCGGTCATGACTTTGAAATGCATCGTGACCTTTGTGAAGGATCTGCTGCCCGGCCAGAGCGTCAGCTACGGCCGTACCTTTACGGCCAAAGCCCCCATGCGGGTCGCCACCGCCTGCGTGGGCTATGCCGACGGCTATCCGCGGATGCTGTCCGGCAGCCAGGGCCAGGGGCTGATGATGGTCAACGGCCGGCCTGCACCGGTGCTGGGCCGCGTCTGCATGGACCAGACGCTTCTGGACGTGACGAACATTCCCGGTGTGCGCATGGGAGATGAGGTGACCGTCTTCGGCCCCGGCGCCCCCGACACCGCCGACACCATTGCCCGCAAGACCGACACCATCTCCTACGAGATTGTCTGCGGGATTGCCCGCCGCGTGCCCCGCGTATATATGGAGAACGGAAAAATCTGCAAGATCTGGAACGATTTGGAGGAAAATTGATGGCTCGCGATACGATCCGCAACTTTTGTATCATCGCTCACATCGACCACGGCAAGTCCACCTTGTCGGACCGCATGCTGGAGCTGACCGACAGTGTTGACAAGCGCACCATGACCGACCAGGTCCTGGACGATATGGACATCGAAAAGGAGCGCGGCATCACCATCAAGGCCCGTGCCGTCACCATGCGCTACAAAGCCGACGACGGCAAGACCTATGAACTCAACCTCATCGACACCCCGGGCCATGTGGACTTCCAGTACGAGGTCAGCCGCAGCCTGGCTGCCTGCGAGGGTGCCGTGCTGGTGGTGGATGCCAGCCAGGGCGTGGAGGCCCAGACGCTGGCCAACTGCTATCTGGCGCTGGACCACAATCTGGAGGTCGTGCCGATCCTGAACAAGATCGATCTGCCCAGCGCCGATCCCGACACCGTGGCCAAGGAAGTGGAGGACGTCATCGGCCTGCCCTGCATGGAGGCGCCGCGGGTGTCGGCCAAGCTGGGCATCGGCGTCAAGGACGTGCTGGAATGCGTGGTAAACCAGATTCCCGCCCCCACCGGCGACGCGGACAAGCCGCTGAAAGCGCTGATCTTTGACTCTATCTACGACAGTTACAAGGGCGTCATCGTCTACGTGCGCGTTTTCGAGGGGACCGTCAAACCCGGGGATACCATCCGGCTGATGAGCACCGGCGCCGAGTTCCAGCTGGTGGAAGTAGGCCATATGGGCGCCACCAGCCTGACTCCCTGTGACAAACTGGAAGCCGGCGAGGTCGGCTATCTGACCGCCAGCATCAAGACTGTGCGGGACACCCGTGTGGGCGATACCGTGACCCTGGCCTCCAACCCCACAGCCGAGGCGCTGCCCGGTTTCCGCACCGTAACGCCGATGGTCTTCTGCGGCATCTACCCGGCCGACGGCGCCGACTATCCCGATCTGAAGGACGCCCTGGAGAAGCTGCAGCTCAACGATGCCTCCCTGAGTTTTGAGCCGGAGACCAGCGCCGCCCTGGGCTTTGGCTTCCGCTGCGGGTTCCTGGGACTTCTGCATATGGAGATCATCACCGAGCGCCTAGAGCGGGAGTTTGACCTCGATCTCATCACCACCACGCCCGGCGTTCAGTACCGGCTGACGCTGACCGACGGCACTGTGGAGATCATCGACAACCCCGCCGCCTACCCCGATCCGACCCGCATCGTCAAGCAGGAAGAACCTTTTGTCAACGCCCACATCTATACCCCCAACGACTATGTGGGCCCGCTGATGGATCTCTGCCAAACCAAGCGCGGCGTCATGATCGACATGAAATATATGGACGAGACCCGCGTCGACCTGCACTACCAGCTGCCGCTGGGCGAGATCGTCTACGATTTCTTTGACGCCATCAAATCCCGCAGCCGCGGCTACGCCAGCTACGACTACGAGTGGGAGGGCTGGCACGAGAGCAAGCT encodes the following:
- a CDS encoding tRNA 2-thiocytidine biosynthesis TtcA family protein — encoded protein: MDAMQHITGLVRKAVQDYEMIAPGDRVMVGVSGGKDSVVLTIALGRLRAYLGVPFEVQAVTLDPCFGGVETDYSPLSELFAAENIPYEVRRTDIGPVVFDYRKESNPCALCAKLRRGTLHTAAQQLGCNKVALGHHLDDAVETFYMNLWREGRIGCFSPVTYLSRRDLTMIRPLLLATESEVTSAVKRAGLPVIKSRCPADGVTTREETKQFVREFSRKDPAFRQKTLHALQESGIDGWKPLHTGRKKEWAK
- the alr gene encoding alanine racemase — its product is MNDPILEKHCWAEIDLDALRHNFAFIKRTIGGPVCAVVKADAYGHGDIVVARVLQEEGAAAFAVSCLAEAKRLRRHGITVPVLILGYADPSEASALAQEDIATACFSTEYAKALSAAAVAAGVQVKVHLKIDTGMGRIGFAAQSDWQAVVRELEALCSLPGLSICGIFQHFAVADSLEPDAQTYTDNQYTLFRKVVDQLQADGYDTGTVHCANSAAQLRHPEWRNDMTRAGIILYGLDPSDELHFPVLKPVMTLKCIVTFVKDLLPGQSVSYGRTFTAKAPMRVATACVGYADGYPRMLSGSQGQGLMMVNGRPAPVLGRVCMDQTLLDVTNIPGVRMGDEVTVFGPGAPDTADTIARKTDTISYEIVCGIARRVPRVYMENGKICKIWNDLEEN
- the lepA gene encoding translation elongation factor 4 — protein: MARDTIRNFCIIAHIDHGKSTLSDRMLELTDSVDKRTMTDQVLDDMDIEKERGITIKARAVTMRYKADDGKTYELNLIDTPGHVDFQYEVSRSLAACEGAVLVVDASQGVEAQTLANCYLALDHNLEVVPILNKIDLPSADPDTVAKEVEDVIGLPCMEAPRVSAKLGIGVKDVLECVVNQIPAPTGDADKPLKALIFDSIYDSYKGVIVYVRVFEGTVKPGDTIRLMSTGAEFQLVEVGHMGATSLTPCDKLEAGEVGYLTASIKTVRDTRVGDTVTLASNPTAEALPGFRTVTPMVFCGIYPADGADYPDLKDALEKLQLNDASLSFEPETSAALGFGFRCGFLGLLHMEIITERLEREFDLDLITTTPGVQYRLTLTDGTVEIIDNPAAYPDPTRIVKQEEPFVNAHIYTPNDYVGPLMDLCQTKRGVMIDMKYMDETRVDLHYQLPLGEIVYDFFDAIKSRSRGYASYDYEWEGWHESKLVRLDFLLNGDPVDALSMIVFSDNAYAKGRRICEKLKENIPRALFEIPIQAAVGGKIIARETVKAMRKDVLAKCYGGDITRKKKLLEKQKEGKKKMRQLGSVTLPSEAFTAVLKLDSDS